The genomic segment TTTTAAGCCCGATTTTTTACTAGGTATGACAGCTACTCCTGAACGAACTGATGGATTTAATATTTTCGAGTTATTTGATTACAATATTGCTTATGAGATCCGCCTTCAAGAAGCTCTAGAAGAAAATATGCTTTCCCCCTTTCATTATTTTGGAGTGACCGATTATGTAAAAGACGGAGAATTGATTTCTGAATCAACAAATTTGAAGATTTTGGTTGAAGAAGAACGTGTCACGTATTTACTAGAAAAGCTCCAGTATTATGGTTGTTCTGGTAACATTCCTAAAGGGTTAGTTTTTTGTAGTCGTAAAGAGGAAGCTAAAACATTGTCTACCCTATTCCAACAAAAAGGACATCCTAGTACTTATCTAACAGGAGAGCATTCACTTGAGGAGCGAGAAAAACAAGTTGAACGGTTAGAAAATGGCGATATTGAATACATCTTTACAGTAGATATCTTTAATGAAGGAATTGATATTCCCAAAATTAATCAAGTGGTCATGCTTCGAAATACCCAATCGAATATCATTTTTGTGCAACAATTAGGCCGTGGATTAAGAAAAGATCCTTCAAAAGAATTCGTTACCGTAATTGATTTTATCGGAAATTATAAAAACAATTATATGATTCCAATGGCTTTATCCGGCGATGTCTCTAGGGATAAAAATAATTTACGCAAAGATACTTTTGACACGAACTTTATTTCAGGCATTTCTTCTATTAATTTTGAAAAAATTGCAAAACAGCAAATTTTCTCTTCAATTAATCAAGCTTCTATGGATAGCATGAGTGAATTAAGAAAATCATTCCAATTGCTTTATAATCGCCTTGGCCGGGTGCCCTACTTAAAAGATTTTGAAGAACAACACACGATTGATCCTTTGCTAGTTGCCAATAAAAAATTAAGCTATTACGATTTCCTAGTCAGTATAAAACAAAGCGAAGGAACACTTTCTGAATTAGAAAACCGATTCTTAATGATTGCTTCAAGAGAATGGTTACCAGGAAAAAGAAAACAAGAATTAGTATTGCTAGAAAAAATGATGAGTGAACCTGAAAATAGTCTATCTTTAAAAGGAATCCAACAGCTATTTATAGAGAACGGGATTTTAGCAGACGAAGAAACGATAAATTCTGTACTGAATACATTAGATTTGTCCTTTTATACTGGTTCTATGGCAGCTACTTATAAGAAACAAGCTTTTATCGAACGAGCAGAAAATAATGTATTTTTGTCTCCTTTGTATAAAGAAGCATTAATAAATGAATACTTTGCGTATATGATGTCGGATATTCTTGCAACAGGGCTGCTTAAATCTAAAGCTTATTCTACGTCAGAACTTTTAACGCGTTACCAAAAATACAAACGAAAAGAAGTTTTGCGTTTGTTAAATTGGGACAAACAAATGGTAGACCAGAACGTTGGTGGCTATACATCAAGCAAAGACGAATTTGTTATTTTCGTAACGCTGAAAAAAGGCGAAAACTTCACAGGAGCACAAATGGCTTATGAAGATGAGTTGATCGATTATTCCACAATGAAGTGGTTCACGAAATCTCCAAGAACAATGTCCTCTCCTGAAGTGCAGAAATTAATGGAGGCTGAGAAATGGCATATACGCGTCTTTGCTAAGAAATCGGATAACGAAGGAACAGAATTTTATTATTTAGGAGAAGTAAAACCAGTAAAAGAATCTATTATAGAGTTAGAAAAACCACTTCAAAATGGTAAAAAGAAAAAAGTTGTAGAGATGTTTTTGAAGTTTTTAGAACCAATTGATGTAACCCTGTATCGATATTTAGAAGCTGGACAGGAGTGATGTTGGGAATGAAGGTCATCGTATAAGTATTGAATTGATCTTTTAACTATTTTAATTTAGAATTCGATGTATCAAAAAAAGCAGCAGCTGATTTCAGCTGCTGCTCTTTTTTGATATACCATGGTTTACTTATTAAATATCTTTGGACCTTTTCGCATGTTTTTAAGATCATTTTTTGGTGTGTTGGTTTGTTTCGACTTTCCGCCACCTGCTTGTTTCTTTTTAATGATCTCTAACATTTTCTCTTTTGAATTCACTTATCACACCACCTTGTTAGTGTAACACTAAATACTTCCAGTGAGATAAGAGGAATAATAACTACTTTAATGGGATGATTCTTTCTCTATCTTAGTGAGTTCTTAGAATGATTAATCCATTCTCAAGACAACACTATTTCTTAAATCCATTATTTTTTCTATATCCTTTGCCCACTATCACAATATCTGGTTTTACATTCATCATTAAATAATACAGGATAAATCGTGAAGTAACAAACAAATTTTTGTTTATTGAGCAGATAATTTGTCCAATAAATGTCAGTAATTTATATTAGAATGGAATTTAAGATAAGCAACAGAAAAGAGACTCTTGTAACCACAAGAATCTCTTTCTTAAAATGTTCAATAATATAGTTTAAAGAAGATGCTTAAAAATTGAAATCATCATCTTCATTTTTATTCTCTGCTTTAAACAGCCAACGTGCTAAACAAACTACTAAAGTTACTAATATCGTTATAAAAATAAGTTTACCTAAGAAGAAAATCATTTTATCACCTACTTATTAGTATCAACAATTGCTTCACCTGTTTGTACTTCAACCCAACCATGTTCTAAACGTGCTTCTACTTCTTTTAACTTGATCAATTCTTCTGAAATGGATTCTGATAATTTTTTATTTGCTTCAGCCTCTGCTTCTGCTGCTTTTACTTTTTGATAGGCTAAGCTATCCGCTTTTGTTTTTGCTGTATCAGCTTCTAAGAGAGCTTTTTCTTTTTCTTGACCAGCTTTGATGATCTCATCAATTGATTTTTGTGTTTCAGCATCTACATCTGGTACCCCAAAAGCAACATCTTCTACCAGAAATCCTTTTGGTTCAACTGCTTTAGTGAAATCTTCTAAAATGGATTGCTGAACTTCTGTTGATTTCGATCCCGTTACATCCAATAAACTATATCTGGCTACTACAGCACGAGAAGATTTAAGCAATTGTGCTTTTAACCAATTGGCTTCAATGTCTTCTACATTAATACTACCAAATTCTTTAAATACATCAGAAACTTTTTTTGAATCTACTTTATAGGCATATGTAATAGATACATGTGTAGCTTTTCCATCTTCTGTTGCTAAATTTAATTTTTCTGCTTTAACCGTTTGTAATCGAATAGGATACTGGGTTACTTTATCCAGACCTACAAATTTAACCCCTTGACTTAAAGTTTGATCTTTCACTCCGCCATTCATTGAATAACGAACACCTACATAACCATTTTCTATTTTTTCAAAAAACACTAAAAATCCGCCTACCAATAAGATAATTACTAGAATACCAATGATTAATCCTTTGATTTTTTTGATGCTGTTCTTATCGTATTCTTTTTCGTTCAATTCTATGTCCTCTTTTCTTTTTCAACTAAATGATTGTCTTAATAACGAATATTTTTCTTTACTCTCTTACAACTTACCACCCCGTGTAACTGTTTACTGCAATGCACAAAAAGAAATACACAGGCTTTTCTGCTGTAAGCCTGTATATTCTTTTCGACATACTTTTTCTTTTACGAGTTGACTCTATGTACCTCATCTCTTCCCATAAAAAATCATCTTAATTATTATACCAAAGAAAGGAATAAAAACGATGGATTCTTTAAATATTTAAGCGTCATTACAAAGGTTACTTTAGTTTACTTGATTTGTTAAATTATTTTTTTAATATCTAACCTGAATAATTCATACTTCTAAATTTTTTGATTAAAAA from the Carnobacterium inhibens subsp. inhibens DSM 13024 genome contains:
- a CDS encoding DUF3427 domain-containing protein; this translates as MTDMLERSLKKAFIDQKIEGSLYDPQMIINDTEKKRYMLNVLQNELDTCKEFFFSVAFLTQGGLAALKTQLADLHTRGIKGKILTSTYLAFNQPAVFEDLIKFPNVEVRISEKQGFHSKGYLFKQSGYHSFIIGSSNLTMSALKTNYEWNVRLTSYDHGQMIQDIQLHMEQEWQAAQVLTSEWVHDYKKTYQPMTYYKEVSTIQDPALIDEPAPYIVTKPDPNNMQKAALFNLKELRKTGAQKGLVISATGTGKTYLSAFDVLQAKPKRVLFIVHREQILNKAKSVFQEILGEQKDDYGILSGNKKEITATYLFATIQTISKDAVMHQFAKDHFDYVLIDEVHKAGASSYHRVIDYFKPDFLLGMTATPERTDGFNIFELFDYNIAYEIRLQEALEENMLSPFHYFGVTDYVKDGELISESTNLKILVEEERVTYLLEKLQYYGCSGNIPKGLVFCSRKEEAKTLSTLFQQKGHPSTYLTGEHSLEEREKQVERLENGDIEYIFTVDIFNEGIDIPKINQVVMLRNTQSNIIFVQQLGRGLRKDPSKEFVTVIDFIGNYKNNYMIPMALSGDVSRDKNNLRKDTFDTNFISGISSINFEKIAKQQIFSSINQASMDSMSELRKSFQLLYNRLGRVPYLKDFEEQHTIDPLLVANKKLSYYDFLVSIKQSEGTLSELENRFLMIASREWLPGKRKQELVLLEKMMSEPENSLSLKGIQQLFIENGILADEETINSVLNTLDLSFYTGSMAATYKKQAFIERAENNVFLSPLYKEALINEYFAYMMSDILATGLLKSKAYSTSELLTRYQKYKRKEVLRLLNWDKQMVDQNVGGYTSSKDEFVIFVTLKKGENFTGAQMAYEDELIDYSTMKWFTKSPRTMSSPEVQKLMEAEKWHIRVFAKKSDNEGTEFYYLGEVKPVKESIIELEKPLQNGKKKKVVEMFLKFLEPIDVTLYRYLEAGQE
- a CDS encoding SPFH domain-containing protein, producing MNEKEYDKNSIKKIKGLIIGILVIILLVGGFLVFFEKIENGYVGVRYSMNGGVKDQTLSQGVKFVGLDKVTQYPIRLQTVKAEKLNLATEDGKATHVSITYAYKVDSKKVSDVFKEFGSINVEDIEANWLKAQLLKSSRAVVARYSLLDVTGSKSTEVQQSILEDFTKAVEPKGFLVEDVAFGVPDVDAETQKSIDEIIKAGQEKEKALLEADTAKTKADSLAYQKVKAAEAEAEANKKLSESISEELIKLKEVEARLEHGWVEVQTGEAIVDTNK